The genomic region TGTCGGGGGCGTTTCTATTAATGCGCTATTTTTCAGACAGCTTAGGAACGGTTCTCAGCATACAACCGATAGACTGATGATCGGCTGATGCCATAATGCTCGGAGATTTCGGTTTTGCTACATCCTGGCTCTTCAAAGTCCCTGATCAAATCTGCAATCTCCTGCTTGGTCAGTTTCGGCTTGGCACCAAATTTTACACCGCGAGCGATCGCCTTGATGCGGCCTTCCATCGACCGTTCCTTGATCAACTCCCGCTCGAACTCGCCGATCGCGGCAAGAATGTTGAACTGAAGCCGGCCATACATGGTTGTTGTGTCGATTCCTTGGTCCAAAACTACCAGGTCGACTTTC from Desulfuromonas acetexigens harbors:
- a CDS encoding recombinase family protein, whose product is MGMRVGYARVSSSGQKLDLQMDRLSDCDRIYHEKASAASAKGRPELQKALDFVRDEDVFVVTKLDRLARSVVDLAGIVQKLEIKKVDLVVLDQGIDTTTMYGRLQFNILAAIGEFERELIKERSMEGRIKAIARGVKFGAKPKLTKQEIADLIRDFEEPGCSKTEISEHYGISRSSVYRLYAENRS